In Limnohabitans sp. INBF002, one genomic interval encodes:
- the alaS gene encoding alanine--tRNA ligase — translation MTTPKFTVADIRKTFLDFFESKGHTVVASSPLVPGNDPTLMFTNSGMVQFKDVFLGEDKRSYVRAASVQACLRAGGKHNDLENVGYTARHHTFFEMLGNWSFGDYFKRESLKWAWELLTEVYKLPADRLLATVYQDDDEAYDIWTKEIGLPPERVIRIGDNKGGRYKSDNFWMMADTGPCGPCSEIFYDHGDHIPGGPPGSPDEDGDRFIEIWNNVFMQFNMAEDGSVTRLPAPCVDTGMGLERLAAILQHVHSNYEIDIFDALIKAAARETGCQDLGHKSLRVIADHIRATSFLVSDGVVPSNEGRGYVQRRIIRRAIRHGYLLGQKKPFFHKLVPDLVKLMGDAYPNMASQAERIASVLKAEEERFFETLEVGMSILDAALQGGAKVLPGEVAFKLHDTYGFPLDLSADVCRERGLSVDEAGFAAAMEKQKSQARAAGKFKMDKALEYTGAGNAFVGYDDLKATAKVVAVYVDGNSVAELKHGQTGVVVLDTTPFYAESGGQVGDAGLLVSGSASFAVEDTLKIKADVYGHHGTLTQGTLAVGDHVDAQVDTQVRAATVRNHSATHLMHKALREVLGDHVQQKGSLVNAERTRFDFAHNAPVTDAQIREIEAKVNAEILANAAAQARVMDIESAQKTGAMMLFGEKYGETVRVLDIGSSRELCGGTHVKATGDIGLFKVVAEGGVAAGVRRIEAVTGANALAYLQSLEDSVAQAAGALKAPPTELNARLAQVLEQVKTLEKEVSALKGKVASAQSDELLTQAVDIKGTKLLVAKLDGADAKTLRDTMDKLKDKMKSAVIVLAAVDGEKVNIAAGVTADNVGKVKAGEMANFVAQQVGGKGGGKPDMAMAGGTDAAALPKALASVQAWVAERV, via the coding sequence CCTCAAGCCCGCTGGTGCCGGGCAACGACCCCACTTTGATGTTCACCAACTCGGGCATGGTCCAGTTCAAAGACGTATTTTTGGGCGAGGACAAGCGCTCTTATGTGCGCGCCGCCTCGGTGCAAGCCTGTTTGCGCGCCGGTGGCAAACACAACGATTTGGAAAACGTGGGCTACACCGCCCGCCACCACACCTTCTTCGAAATGCTGGGCAACTGGTCGTTCGGCGACTACTTCAAACGCGAATCACTCAAGTGGGCGTGGGAACTGTTGACTGAGGTTTACAAGCTGCCCGCTGACCGTTTGCTGGCCACTGTCTACCAAGACGACGACGAAGCCTATGACATTTGGACCAAAGAAATTGGCCTGCCACCCGAGCGCGTGATTCGCATTGGCGACAACAAAGGTGGCCGCTACAAGAGCGACAACTTCTGGATGATGGCCGACACCGGCCCTTGCGGCCCTTGCTCTGAAATCTTCTACGACCACGGCGACCACATCCCAGGCGGCCCTCCCGGCAGCCCCGACGAAGACGGTGACCGCTTCATCGAAATTTGGAACAACGTGTTCATGCAGTTCAACATGGCCGAAGACGGCAGCGTTACCCGCTTGCCCGCGCCTTGCGTGGACACGGGTATGGGCCTCGAGCGCTTGGCTGCCATCTTGCAGCACGTGCACAGCAACTACGAAATCGACATCTTTGATGCCCTCATCAAAGCCGCTGCACGCGAAACAGGCTGCCAAGACTTGGGCCACAAGAGCCTGCGCGTGATTGCCGACCACATCCGTGCCACCTCGTTCTTGGTGAGCGACGGCGTGGTGCCCAGCAACGAAGGCCGTGGCTATGTGCAACGCCGCATCATCCGCCGTGCCATTCGTCACGGGTATTTATTGGGCCAGAAAAAACCGTTCTTCCACAAACTCGTGCCTGACTTGGTCAAGCTCATGGGCGATGCCTACCCCAACATGGCGTCGCAAGCCGAGCGTATTGCGTCGGTGTTGAAGGCCGAAGAAGAACGCTTCTTTGAAACCCTCGAAGTGGGCATGTCAATTTTGGATGCCGCATTGCAAGGCGGCGCAAAAGTGTTGCCGGGCGAAGTGGCGTTCAAGCTGCACGACACCTACGGCTTCCCACTCGACTTGTCTGCCGACGTGTGCCGCGAACGTGGCCTGAGCGTGGACGAAGCAGGCTTTGCTGCTGCGATGGAAAAACAAAAATCCCAAGCCCGCGCCGCAGGCAAGTTCAAGATGGACAAAGCCTTGGAGTACACAGGCGCAGGCAACGCGTTTGTGGGCTACGACGACCTCAAAGCCACTGCCAAAGTGGTGGCGGTGTATGTGGACGGCAACTCTGTGGCCGAACTCAAGCACGGCCAAACAGGCGTGGTGGTGTTGGACACCACACCGTTCTACGCCGAGAGCGGCGGCCAAGTGGGCGATGCGGGCCTGTTGGTCAGCGGCTCTGCTAGCTTTGCCGTGGAAGACACCTTGAAGATCAAAGCCGATGTGTATGGCCATCACGGCACCTTGACGCAAGGCACTTTGGCCGTGGGCGACCATGTGGATGCACAAGTAGACACGCAAGTGCGCGCCGCCACCGTGCGCAACCACTCGGCCACCCACTTGATGCACAAAGCCTTGCGCGAAGTGCTGGGCGACCACGTGCAACAAAAAGGCAGCTTGGTGAATGCCGAGCGCACACGTTTTGACTTTGCGCACAACGCCCCCGTGACCGATGCGCAGATTCGCGAGATTGAAGCCAAGGTCAACGCCGAGATTTTGGCCAACGCCGCTGCGCAAGCCCGCGTGATGGACATCGAGTCCGCCCAAAAAACGGGCGCCATGATGTTGTTCGGCGAGAAGTACGGTGAGACCGTGCGCGTGCTCGACATTGGTTCTAGCCGCGAGTTGTGCGGTGGCACGCACGTCAAAGCCACGGGTGACATTGGCTTGTTCAAAGTGGTGGCAGAAGGCGGCGTGGCCGCTGGCGTGCGTCGCATTGAAGCCGTGACAGGCGCCAATGCGCTGGCTTATTTGCAGTCGCTCGAAGATTCCGTGGCCCAAGCGGCTGGCGCCCTCAAAGCACCACCGACAGAGCTCAACGCACGTTTAGCCCAAGTGTTGGAACAAGTCAAAACGCTTGAAAAAGAAGTGTCAGCCCTCAAAGGCAAAGTGGCTTCGGCCCAAAGCGACGAGTTGCTGACGCAAGCGGTGGACATCAAAGGCACCAAGCTCTTGGTCGCCAAGCTCGACGGTGCTGACGCCAAAACTTTGCGCGACACCATGGACAAGCTCAAAGACAAGATGAAGTCTGCTGTCATTGTGTTGGCGGCTGTGGATGGCGAGAAGGTCAACATCGCCGCAGGCGTGACCGCTGACAACGTGGGCAAAGTCAAAGCGGGCGAAATGGCCAACTTTGTGGCCCAACAAGTGGGCGGCAAAGGCGGCGGCAAGCCCGACATGGCGATGGCCGGTGGCACCGATGCCGCAGCCTTGCCCAAGGCCTTGGCCAGCGTGCAAGCTTGGGTGGCCGAGCGCGTTTGA
- a CDS encoding TlpA disulfide reductase family protein — MNSRTCVVQAKAQPVLGLFLGVCLAVLLSSFVSTNAWAQFDKTAWPVNVATPKIEAVDLQGKAWNAAELAGKVVVLNFWATWCAPCKDELPTLQTLHDISDAQTVVLTINVREPAARAARYMQSTGMTFPVISDPKGELAKRWGVTVYPTTLLIAPNGQTRWRIVGDVDWSGAQANAWLADVRQNTSPANATSKIATPKR; from the coding sequence ATGAACTCACGCACCTGCGTTGTGCAAGCAAAGGCCCAACCCGTGTTGGGCCTTTTTCTTGGCGTTTGCCTCGCGGTGTTGTTGTCAAGCTTTGTGTCCACCAACGCGTGGGCGCAGTTCGACAAAACCGCATGGCCTGTCAACGTGGCCACGCCCAAAATTGAAGCTGTCGATTTGCAGGGCAAAGCTTGGAATGCCGCAGAGCTGGCAGGCAAAGTGGTGGTGCTCAACTTTTGGGCCACGTGGTGTGCGCCGTGCAAAGACGAGTTGCCCACGCTGCAAACCTTGCACGACATCAGTGATGCACAAACCGTGGTGCTCACCATCAACGTGCGTGAGCCCGCAGCACGTGCTGCGCGTTACATGCAAAGCACGGGCATGACGTTTCCCGTCATCTCTGATCCCAAAGGTGAGTTGGCCAAGCGCTGGGGCGTCACGGTGTATCCCACCACCCTCCTGATTGCGCCCAATGGTCAAACGCGCTGGCGTATCGTGGGTGATGTGGACTGGAGCGGGGCGCAGGCCAATGCGTGGTTGGCCGATGTACGCCAAAACACCTCACCTGCCAACGCGACGTCGAAGATAGCTACCCCCAAGCGATAA
- a CDS encoding transglutaminase domain-containing protein yields MTLVRRSLLKGAAAACALSGVPGFALAQTSPPASTAARRFEPQAGQWRTFEVTTRVDLADTKRAASRVWLPVPSINSDWQRSLESNFSSNGTSRMVSDGTDGARMIYTEFAAGVTPFVEVTSRVQTQNRFVDTAKPTAHAFTREDAGTLRYYTRATHLLPTDGIVRTTALKATQGAKTDAQKARAIYDWVVANAWREPKTRGCGEGDIKAMLETGNLGGKCADINALFVGLCRSVGVPARDVYGIRLVPSAFGYKELSGNPASLKGAQHCRAEVYLQAHGWVAMDPADVAKVMRLETPEWIKRTDNAVVQPVYNRLFGGWEGNWMGWNTAHDVALPGSKEDRLGFLMYPVAETVDGRADSYAPDTFKYQITAREIKA; encoded by the coding sequence ATGACTCTCGTGCGTCGTTCCCTTCTCAAGGGGGCCGCAGCTGCGTGCGCCCTCAGTGGTGTGCCTGGCTTTGCTTTGGCCCAAACATCTCCCCCAGCTTCTACTGCTGCACGTCGCTTCGAACCACAAGCGGGCCAGTGGCGCACGTTTGAAGTCACCACCCGTGTCGATTTGGCGGATACCAAGCGTGCCGCCTCACGCGTGTGGTTGCCGGTGCCCAGCATCAACTCGGATTGGCAACGTTCGTTGGAGAGCAATTTCAGCAGCAACGGCACCTCACGCATGGTGAGCGATGGCACCGATGGCGCGCGCATGATCTACACCGAGTTCGCCGCAGGCGTCACACCGTTTGTCGAAGTGACCAGCCGCGTGCAAACACAAAACCGTTTTGTGGACACAGCCAAACCCACCGCCCACGCGTTTACACGTGAAGACGCCGGCACTTTGCGCTACTACACCCGCGCCACACATTTGTTGCCCACCGACGGCATCGTGCGCACCACAGCTCTTAAAGCTACCCAGGGCGCGAAAACCGATGCACAAAAAGCACGCGCCATTTACGACTGGGTGGTGGCCAACGCTTGGCGCGAACCCAAGACGCGCGGCTGCGGCGAGGGCGACATCAAAGCCATGCTGGAGACAGGCAACTTGGGCGGCAAGTGCGCCGACATCAACGCCTTGTTTGTTGGCCTGTGCCGCTCGGTCGGTGTGCCAGCACGCGATGTGTATGGCATTCGTTTGGTGCCTTCGGCCTTTGGTTACAAAGAGTTGTCGGGCAACCCCGCCAGCTTGAAAGGCGCGCAACACTGCCGCGCCGAGGTGTATTTGCAAGCCCACGGTTGGGTGGCGATGGACCCCGCCGACGTGGCCAAAGTGATGCGCTTAGAAACACCTGAGTGGATCAAGCGCACCGACAACGCGGTGGTGCAGCCCGTGTACAACCGTTTGTTCGGTGGCTGGGAAGGCAACTGGATGGGCTGGAACACCGCACACGATGTGGCCTTGCCCGGCAGCAAAGAAGACCGCTTGGGCTTCTTGATGTACCCCGTGGCCGAGACGGTGGATGGCCGTGCTGACTCTTACGCGCCTGACACCTTCAAGTACCAAATCACGGCACGCGAAATCAAGGCCTAA